The Papio anubis isolate 15944 chromosome 5, Panubis1.0, whole genome shotgun sequence genome has a segment encoding these proteins:
- the F2RL1 gene encoding proteinase-activated receptor 2: MWRPSAAWLLGAAILLAASVSCNGTIQGTNRSSQGRSLIGRVDGTFHVTGKGVTVEQAFSVDESSASVLTGKLTTVFLPIVYTIVFVVGLPSNGMALWVFLFRTKKKHPAVIYMANLALADLLSVIWFPLKIAYHIHGNNWIYGEALCNMLIGFFYGNMYCSILFMTCLSVQRYWVIVNPMGHSRKKANIAIGISLAIWLLILLVTIPLYVVKQTIFIPALNITTCHDVLPEQLLVGDMFNYFLSLAIGVFLFPAFLTASAYVLMIRMLRFSAMDENSQKKRKRAIKLIVTVLAMYLICFTPSNLLLVVHYFLIKSRGQSHVYALYLVALCLSTLNSCIDPFVYYFVSHDFRDHAKNALLCRSVRTVKQMQVSLTSQKHSRKSSSYSSSSTTVKTSY; this comes from the coding sequence GAACCAATAGATCTTCTCAAGGAAGAAGCCTTATTGGTAGGGTTGATGGCACATTCCACGTCACTGGAAAAGGAGTTACAGTTGAACAAGCCTTTTCTGTGGATGAGTCTTCTGCATCTGTCCTCACTGGAAAACTGACCACTGTCTTCCTTCCAATTGTCTACACAATTGTATTTGTGGTGGGTTTGCCAAGTAATGGCATGGCCCTGTGGGTCTTTCTTTTCCGAACTAAGAAGAAGCACCCTGCTGTGATTTACATGGCCAATCTGGCCTTGGCTGACCTCCTCTCTGTCATCTGGTTCCCCTTGAAGATTGCCTATCACATACATGGCAACAATTGGATTTACGGGGAAGCTCTTTGTAACATGCTTATTGGCTTTTTCTATGGCAACATGTACTGTTCCATTCTCTTCATGACCTGCCTCAGTGTACAGAGGTATTGGGTCATCGTGAACCCCATGGGGCACTCCAGGAAGAAGGCAAACATTGCCATTGGCATCTCCCTGGCAATATGGCTGCTGATTCTGCTGGTTACCATCCCCTTGTATGTCGTGAAGCAGACCATCTTCATTCCAGCCCTCAACATCACGACCTGTCACGATGTTTTGCCTGAGCAGCTCTTGGTGGGAGACATGTTCAATTACTTCCTCTCTCTGGCCATTGGGGTTTTTCTGTTCCCAGCCTTCCTCACAGCCTCTGCCTACGTGCTGATGATCAGAATGCTGCGATTTTCTGCCATGGATGAAAACtcacagaagaaaaggaagagggccATCAAACTCATTGTCACTGTCCTGGCCATGTACCTGATCTGCTTCACTCCTAGTAACCTTCTGCTCGTGGTGCATTATTTTCTGATTAAGAGCCGGGGTCAGAGCCATGTCTATGCCCTGTACCTTGTAGCCCTCTGCCTCTCTACCCTCAACAGCTGCATCGACCCCTTTGTCTATTACTTTGTTTCACATGATTTCAGGGATCATGCAAAGAACGCTCTCCTTTGCAGAAGTGTCCGCACTGTAAAGCAGATGCAAGTATCCCTCACCTCACAGAAACACTCCAGGAAGTCCAGCTCTTACTCTTCAAGTTCAACCACCGTTAAGACCTCCTATTGA